A part of Neodiprion pinetum isolate iyNeoPine1 chromosome 4, iyNeoPine1.2, whole genome shotgun sequence genomic DNA contains:
- the LOC124217294 gene encoding myosin light chain 5-like produces the protein MSDSTVASEQLKESNPSKDKKKKKSLKTPEGKSKSSSRKSSTVSPAENGDAAIEIQEEEHVIQGELTADDSSQNNETAEEKPDVETSSKVQKKNVTMLRETDFRKLAELKEAFHLFDINRDGYIDKEDLKFTFTSMGKPDVADEALDQMLAEMSSSDVDFDAFVKLFGYKVVELDPEEELLAALSNWDYLGNGMISEERLKRDLQAWGDKFSAKEAERALEEAPLYKKDGDTFIDYVKFCQDICGLRNVEKTRDIEKEAEAYERDLESLVK, from the exons ATGTCCGACTCAACGGTCGCCTCTGAACAACTCAAGGAGTCTAATCCCAGCAAAGATAAG aagaagaagaagtcgCTTAAAACGCCCGAGGGAAAGTCCAAAAGCTCGAGTAGAAAATCGTCGACCGTTTCACCAGCGGAGAATGGAGATGCGGCAATCGAAATCCAGGAAGAAGAACATGTCATTCAAGGAGAACTCACAGCCGATGATTCGTCGCAGAACAATGAGACAGCCGAGGAAAAACCGGATGTCGAAACATCGTCCAAAGTACAGAAAAAGAATGTCACCATGCTGCGGGAGACGGACTTCCGGAAATTGGCTGAACTGAAGGAG GCTTTTCACCTCTTCGACATCAACAGAGACGGATACATCGACAAAGAGGATTTGAAGTTCACCTTTACCTCGATGGGAAAACCGGATGTTGCTGATGAAGCACTCGACCAAATGCTCGCCGAAATGTCGTCTAGTGATGTCGACTTTGACGCGTTTGTTAAGCTGTTTGg GTACAAAGTTGTCGAACTGGACCCTGAAGAAGAGCTACTAGCGGCATTATCGAACTGGGATTATCTCGGGAACGGAATGATATCGGAAGAAAG ATTGAAGCGCGATCTTCAGGCCTGGGGTGATAAATTCTCGGCAAAAGAAGCAGAACGTGCCCTGGAGGAGGCGCCGCTCTACAAAAAGGACGGAGACACGTTCATAGACTACGTGAAATTCTGCCAAGATATTTGCGGTCTTCGCAACGTGGAAAAGACCAGGGACATCGAAAAGGAAGCGGAAGCTTATGAAAGAGATTTAGAATCACTCGTGAAATAG
- the LOC124217788 gene encoding pyridoxal phosphate homeostasis protein yields the protein MLRSSGVMEKNMLTRKMADVASGLRAVRDKVAAASSRRHPELAYFKPRLVAVSKTKPAALVIEAYEAGQKHFGENYVNELLEKGHNPDILSKCKDIRWHFIGHLQSNKINKVLAVPNLYIIETVHSKQLATGLNNAWPKFRKTEESLLKVMVQINTSGEEEKNGCQPSEASNLVKHVIENCKNLKFTGIMTIGKYGYDPSAGPNPDFLKLRELHSKICQELNLDSRAVELSMGMSSDYEHAIELGSTNIRIGSSIFGYRPKKGE from the exons ATGCTTCGTTCGTCTGGCgtgatggaaaaaaacatGTTGACCAGAAAAATGGCTGACGTCGCATCGGGTCTGAGAGCAGTCAGAGACAAGGTAGCAGCCGCATCGTCGAGAAGACATCCG GAATTAGCGTATTTCAAGCCTCGACTAGTTGCCGTGAGCAAAACTAAACCTGCCGCACTTGTGATCGAGGCTTATGAGGCGGGTCAAAAgcattttggtgaaaattacgTTAACGAATTGTTAGAGAAGGGACACAACCCGGATATATTATCAAAATGCAAGGACATACGGTGGCATTTCATCGGCCACCTACAAAGCAACAAGATAAACAAAGTCCTAGCCGTTCCAAATTTGTACATCATCGAAACTGTACATTCCAAACAGCTTGCGACTGGGCTGAACAATGCCTggccaaaatttcgaaaaactgaAGAGTCTCTGCTGAAGGTGATGGTACAGATAAACACAAGCGGCGAAGaag AAAAAAATGGTTGTCAACCGAGCGAGGCTTCTAACTTGGTGAAACACGTGATAgagaattgtaaaaatttgaaattcaccGGTATAATGACGATCGGAAAGTACGGTTACGATCCCAGCGCTGGTCCAAATCCGGATTTCCTCAAACTGAGAGAATTGCACAGTAAGATTTGCCAGGAATTGAATCTCGATAGCAGAGCCGTCGAGCTTTCCATGGGAATGTCGAGCGACTACGAACATGCC ATCGAACTCGGTAGTACAAACATCAGGATTGGATCATCGATCTTTGGATACAGACCCAAGAAAGGAGAATGA